A window of Saimiri boliviensis isolate mSaiBol1 chromosome 1, mSaiBol1.pri, whole genome shotgun sequence genomic DNA:
GCGAACGAAGCCACCGTCCGGTGCCCCCTCCTCTCCTGGCACACTTGGCCGACTAAGGCAGTTGAACCTGTGGCCGAGGCTGCAGCTGGTGTGGAAACGCGCGCCGACCCCATAGTCGCTGCCTTCCCGAGCCTCAGTGAGACGGGAAAGGAAGCCTTCAATAGCAGGTGGAAACGCAGGAGAAGCTCTAacagctttttttctctctcccatagATTCGCCACAACATGGCAACGCTTTTAATAAGGAAAATGGTGAACCCTCTGCTGTGTCTCAGTCGTCACACACTGAAGCCTCCAGCCTTCTCCACGTTTCTGTTGGGATCCCTTCGAGGTGCGGCCCCCGCGGCTGGGGAACCGGGGGCAGAAGTGAGGTCATTTCTCTCACCCGGCCTCCTGCCTCGCCTGCTGCCTGCGCTGGGGTTCAAAACCAAGGGTGTCCTTAAGAAGCGCTGCAAGGACTGTTACCTGGTGAAGAGGCGGGGCCGGTGGTACATCTATTGTAAAACCCACCCGAGGCACAAGCAGAGACAGATGTAGTCCCTTTCTCTCCAGAGTCACGCACATTCTCGTTATCCTGAGTGGTTGTATCTTACGGAATTATCACATCAAGGAGTCAGGAGAGTGACTGGGGGCAAACGCCCTGAAGGTTACCTATCACTTTTCAGTTAAAATGAGGAACTATAGAAGACATTGCATCGTGTCATTTCTAAAGCGTtccaattaaaaacattttcctatttgaatagaCTGTCTGAATAGCTTAGTTCATTCATTCTCCGTGAACTCTGGCTGCAGGAGGGATGGGTGGTGCCGGGTGTGAGGTGGGGCAGGAGTTCTTCAGTCTCCCTGAGGCTGCTTAGCGCCTCTTGGAAGTCAGTGTTTGGTCACCTGTCCTTGCACAAACCAAGCTTAGTGGCTTCAATCAGCCCTTTTACGTTGCTCACAAATTTGTGAGGCATTTGGCATGGGCTCAGCAGAGCTGTTTATCTGATCTATGTGGCATTAACTTCAGGACccacttccaagatggcaccagcACTCCTGTCTGGGGCCTCAGTGCCCCTCAGACTGCACGTGGCACCTCCTCAGGCAGGGCTCAGGGCATCGCTGCCCGAGAGTGAGCTTCCCCAGATTGTCTGGAGAGACCCACTCGGACGCTAGGAGGCTTCCTGTGACCCAGCCTCAGGAATTCCATCGTGGCGTTTCTGCGGCACTCTGTTGGTTTCACAAGTCCCTAGGGTGAGCCCAGATTCAGGGGGAATGAGGGGCTCCCTTGCTAGAGGATGGCCACACCTCTAAGCTGGCAAGGACTTGCAGGGATGGAGTGGGCTAGTCCTGGCCTGCTCACCAGGATTTGGAGTTGAGTGAGGCCCAAGCTTGGTGGAGCGctgtcagctcaggctgccataacaaggtACCTTCAGAGGGGGTTTATCATCAGCGAGTGTGTTCTCAGTTCCGGAGCTGGACATAGGAGATCAAGGTGAGAGCAGAGTTGCTtcctcctgaggcctccttagcaTGTAGAGGGGTCTTCTCCCTGCATTCTTGCATGGGGGTCTCTGCAGCTGTCCTAACCTCTTAAGAGAGACACCAGTCCCGTTGGATAAGGGCCCGCCTCAACGACCTCTATTTAACCTTCTCTATATTGTCTCCAAATAAAATCACTGGAGGTCCTGGGATCAGGACgtcaacatacaaatttgggaGTGGGGAGCACAGGCCAACCCAGAGCAGGTGCTCAGATTGGGACAGCCTTCCCATGGTTCCTTTCCTCCTGACCAGGGACGCCTCCCCTTCTCCCAGAAAAGGAGTTTCTTGAGACAGGAGACCATGCAAGGAGCCTGGCCCTGGGGGAGCACCCTGCCGTCCAGATCAGCAGCAGGTGGCAGCAAGGTCACCTAGAAAGGCCTGATGGGGCAGCAGAGGGGCACCATGGCCACATCAGGCCAAAGCCCAGCCCCAACACCCACATGACTTCAGGGGGAGCAGATACCAGTGTGGGCTGCCATGACCTCCATGCTGTGCCTGTTCACCTCACGACAGGAGGGCACACAGGAAGGGCTTCTGCGAGCGGCTTGACGTGAGTGTTGCAGCCTGCAGGCATCTGGCCCAGTTGGAGAAAGTGGAGGGCGTGTCTTCCCtgaaagagaaaggaggcagCTCCCGAAGCCCCTGCTTCTGTGCAGTAAAAGGGAAGCCCTCACAAGCTGTTCTTAAGTGAGGCGTTGTG
This region includes:
- the MRPL36 gene encoding large ribosomal subunit protein bL36m isoform X1, with the translated sequence MAGRSELTVVSRWQIRHNMATLLIRKMVNPLLCLSRHTLKPPAFSTFLLGSLRGAAPAAGEPGAEVRSFLSPGLLPRLLPALGFKTKGVLKKRCKDCYLVKRRGRWYIYCKTHPRHKQRQM
- the MRPL36 gene encoding large ribosomal subunit protein bL36m isoform X2 is translated as MATLLIRKMVNPLLCLSRHTLKPPAFSTFLLGSLRGAAPAAGEPGAEVRSFLSPGLLPRLLPALGFKTKGVLKKRCKDCYLVKRRGRWYIYCKTHPRHKQRQM